ATGGGTTTTGGTGCGACTCGCGCTGAATCTCGTCAGCTAGTTAGCCACAAAGCTATCCTAGTTAACGGTAAAGTTGTAAACGTTCCTTCTTTCAAAGTAGCGGCTAATGACGTTGTTTCTATTCGCGAGAAAGCTAAACAGCAATCTCGTATCAAAGCAGCTCTAGAAGTTGCTGAACAACGTGAAAAACCAACTTGGATTGAAGTAGATGGTGGCAAGATGGAAGGTACATTCAAGCGTATGCCTGAGCGTTCAGATCTATCAGCTGACATCAACGAACAATTGATCGTCGAACTTTACTCTAAGTAAGGTTTAAACTAAAGAGAGGACACAATGCAGGGTTCTGTAACAGAATTTCTTAAGCCACGTCTTGTTGACATCGAACAAATCAGCTCGACTCACGCAAAAGTAACTCTTGAGCCATTAGAGCGTGGCTTTGGTCATACTCTGGGTAATGCACTTCGCCGCATCCTTCTATCTTCTATGCCTGGTTGTGCAGTCACAGAAGTAGAAATCGAAGGCGTACTTCATGAATACAGCACAAAAGAAGGCGTTCAAGAAGATATTCTTGAAATCCTTTTGAACCTAAAAGGTTTGTCTGTGCGTGTTGCTGAAGGCAAAGATGAAGTGTTCATTACTTTGAACAAATCAGGCTCGGGCCCTGTGGTTGCAGGTGACATCACCCATGATGGTGATGTAGAGATCGCTAACCCAGAACACGTTATTTGTCACCTAACGGATGACAATGCTGATATCGCTATGCGTATTAAAGTAGAACGTGGTCGTGGTTATGTTCCTGCTTCTGCCCGTATCCATACTGAAGAAGATGAGCGTCCAATCGGTCGTCTACTTGTAGATGCTACTTACAGCCCTGTAGACAAAATTGCCTACGCTGTAGAAGCAGCTCGTGTAGAACAACGTACTGACTTAGACAAGCTTGTCATCGATATGGAAACGAACGGTACTCTAGAACCTGAGGAAGCTATCCGTCGCGCAGCAACTATTCTTGCTGAGCAATTGGATGCGTTCGTAGATCTTCGTGATGTACGTGTTCCTGAGGAGAAGGAAGAGAAGCCTGAATTCGATCCAATCCTACTGCGTCCTGTAGACGATCTTGAACTAACAGTTCGCTCTGCTAACTGTCTGAAAGCAGAAGCGATTCACTACATCGGTGATCTAGTACAACGTACTGAGGTTGAGCTACTTAAAACGCCTAACCTTGGTAAAAAATCTCTTACTGAGATTAAAGACGTACTTGCGTCACGTGGTCTTTCTCTGGGCATGCGCCTAGAAAATTGGCCACCTGCATCAATCGCTGAAGATTAATCGATACTAGTTAGAAGGATTAGGTCATGCGCCATCGTAAGAGTGGTCGTCAACTCAACCGCAACAGCTCACATCGTAAAGCGATGTTCAGCAATATGGCTAGCTCTCTAGTACGTCATGAAGTTATCAAGACTACTTTGCCAAAAGCAAAAGAGCTGCGTCGCGTAGTTGAGCCTTTGATTACACTAGCTAAGACTGACAGTGTTGCTAACCGTCGTCTTGCATTTGCACGTACTCGTGACAACGAAGTAGTTGCAAAACTATTTAACGAACTAGGTCCACGTTTTGCTGCTCGTCAGGGCGGTTACACTCGTATCCTAAAAGCTGGCTTCCGTGCTGGTGATAAAGCTCCAATGGCTTACATTGAGCTTGTTGATCGCCCAGCTGCTGAAGAAGCTGCTGAGTAATCAGTTCGTAAGAACGAAAAAGCCGAGCATTAGCTCGGCTTTTTTGTTTTTTGCTTTCGCCATTGCTAAGATAGCGTTCTTCTATCCTTCTCTAACCACCCGGCTGCCATAATTTTGTTAGAGAACTCAATAAGCCTTCACTTGCCCCTTGCTTGCCTAAATACCCTAAAATTAGTGGCGCAAATTGACCTATCATAGATGAATTCAAGCCAAGTTTATCGAAAGCACCTTGTACCGCACCTAAGTTTTCTACGTTGCCTAAAAGTTTTTGTGCACCTTCTAACTTAGACATACCTGGGATCAGTGAACTGAGCTCCTTACTGTTTTGATCGGATAATTGACTCTGAGCTAAAGCCAGTAACGCACCGGTTCCCCCAGCAGCTTGCTCAGTGGAAACTGGTAGTTGGCTGGTTAATAAATTGGTCAATGGTGAACTTCCCGTGGTCATTTTGTCACTGACCATATCCATTAAGCCACTTCCTTCTTGCTCTGCTTTTTCCGTAAGGTTGTCAAGAAATGCATGTGCACTGCCAATACTCATAGTCAATAACGGTAAAACAAGTGATAGTTTTCGCATGAGCCCTCCATGTGGTTCATAATTGTCTGAGTGGATCGTGATGTGTATGGAAACCTACTTGAGTGAGAAAGTAGGTTGGATATATCAGAATTCGATAACAGCTATTAGAAGGTGTTTAGATTTGGCTTAAAGTTTAGACAAAAAAAGCGGCGTTTGTGCGCCGCTTTTCAACATGTTGAAGTGAGTCTCAATTATAGGATATCTAGTAGCTCTACTTCGAAAACAAGTGCTGCAAATGGAGGGATTGCTGCACCAGCACCACGCTCACCATATGCAAGATCTTGTGGGATGTATAGTTTCCACTTTGAACCAACAGGCATCAGTTGAAGGGCTTCAACCCAACCTTTTATTACGCCCGTTACTGGGAACTCTGCAGGTTGGCCACGAGATACCGAGCTATCGAAGACAGTACCGTCAGTTAGCTCACCATGGTAGTGAACACGTACTTGAGATGCTGAAGTCGGGATTTCGCCAGTACCTTCAGTGATGATTTCGTACTGTAGACCAGACTCAAGAACGTTAACTTCTGGGCGTAGAGCGTTGTCTTTTAGGAATGCTTCACCGTCAGCAGCAGCTGCTTTAGCGGCTTCTTGACGAACAGCTTCTGCACGAGTGTGTAGCTCTTGCAGTGCGCTATTGATCTCGTCGATTTCGATAGATGGCATGTCACCCGTTAGTGCCGTTGCAATACCAGCAGCGATAGCGTCAACGCTAAGACCTTCTAGACCAGAACCAGCAAGTTGCTGACCCATTTGCAGACCAATACCGTAGCTTGCTTTTTGTTCTACTGTTTCAAAGTTTGTTTCAGACATGGAATGTCGCTCTTGTTAGGAGTAATAAAAAGACAGCATATCAGTTTCGAGCTAGGGTTTAAATGATTGTCCTTCAATCTGTGTGCTATACCCAAGCATCTTTCAGTGACTTAAGCATTTCGTTCCGTAAGCTTGGCTGAAAATACAATGAAACCTTGATATACCTCGTCAATCTAGGTCATTTTTTAGCTAATTTATGCCAAATTACATTTTACTTTGGCAAAAAACATATACTCATTGCGCTGATATTTTTATACTGAGATCAGAAGTATTAAGGAAACCATGAGAATGAATCGTCGCAGAAAGAAAAAACAGCAGGTCGATTATGTCGAATTGGTGAAACAAAAATTCACAGCTATCGACTGGAAATCGCTAGGCAGTAAAGCGTTCTGGCATCGTCGCTGCCTGCCAATCGTATCTTTTTGGCAGAGGCTTCCGAAGCTACATCAACGCCTATTGATGGTGCTGATCCCGTTTGTCTTGGTATTGCTGGTTTTACCGCAACCTGCATTGACGGATGATAAGGCCTTACCGCCTGTGGAAGCTCAGCGTGTGGCTATCGAGTTGAATGCACAAAGTTTAAGTGAGCAGCGTTCACCGCAAGAAACGGAATCCAAATCAGCGCTTTGGAAAACCTACACGGTTAAAACAGGTGATACGCTTGCCCAAGTATTTCGTAGCATTCAATTGCCTATGTCTGACCTCAATGCACTGGTTAAAGTGGAAGGAAGTGATAAACCTCTTAGCCGCATTAAACAAGGCCAGCTTATTCGTTTTAAGCTAACTAAAACGGGCATTCTCGATATGCTACAACTGGAAAACAGTGGTGAGTCAGTGATATTTTTCCGTTTATCCGATGGCGGTTTTGCTCGCAGTAAATAAGCTAATATACCCAAATAACCTCAAGATGCTTGATTCAGAGCGAGGGCACTGAGTTGAATTCAAGGAAGACAACGAAGCGGAATAGCAGGCTCTTTCCAAGTTGTATAATACCCAAGAACTTGAGAGGGCTTGGGTATTCATGAGGTGTGTGTCCGATTCATCCATGATGAAGAGCCCACAATATCTATCTGAAAATTAACGTTAGTAGTTGCTCATTACTGAGGCCGTTTTTCTGTGCTACTTCGGTGATCGTCGCGTTTTCATTATTGATCTGGATGTGATTGGCTTGCATCACAGCTTTTATTTCCTCAAATGACATATGCTTTAGCGCAGCAATGGTTTCCATTGAGGCATTATCTATAGCGGCAAAGAGGTTTGCAGCAGGGTTACCCGTGCCATCTTCTGGCTGTAACATGCTACTGCCAAGTAATAAGACACAGACTATCAACACCAGATTACTGCCTTTTTTTAAGTGCATCAGAACCGATTTCTTGTGCATTAAGACATGACTCATGACTGCTAGGGTAAGAATCAAGCCTATCCATTCATGCATTAACACCACTTTTTGCGGCATGATATCGAAGAACAGCATGACGCCTGATACTAAGACCAGCAGGCTAGTAACAATGAGAAGTGGGGTGGTTTTCTTTCTTTTTGACATAACACTTTCGCCTTTTTTATTCAGGATGAGAATAATAAAGGCTGGGTAAAATAGCGCTTATCGATTTATGACAACCTTCTTGTCATTTTTGTCATTATTGTTTGGCGTTGTAGCGTTTCAGTGCAGAAGAAAAGGTCGGTAGGCTTTGGTAGCCAAGCTCGAGAGCTACATTCGTTGCACTATGACCTTGTTTGAGCATTTGATTAGCACGCTCCATGACAATCATATTCCGCCAGTCACCAAATGAACGGTTAAATTGCTTGTAAAATAGCCGGTTCAAGGTCCTTTCAGAAGCGCCACAATGTTTGGCAAAATCTTGCAAAGTAATATTTTTATTTGGGTTAAGACACACAGCATGGATCAGAGAATTGAGGCGTTTGTCGAAATGATTTGTGTGCGCTTGAATCTCTTGTATTTGGCTTAAATGCCGTATTTGGTCCCAAAGAACATTGTTGTAAGCATGTTGAGTATTGATATCAAAACTGAGGTGATGTTGGCAATATTCATGCATTAATTGAGACCAAAGATTTGTGACTCTAAGTAACGCCGGTTTTGTCGTTAAGGGTTTCGGTGGAGATTGATTAAAAAACAGCAAGCTCAAGCAGGAGTCTTGGAAAAAGATCGCAGAGTGGGATTCGTTTGCAGGGATCCAAAGTGCTTGACCATTAACAGCATGGTAGTTTTGTTTTTCTGTTTGTAAAGCGCATAGCCCGCTATGAACATAGACTAATTGATGCTCTTGGTGAGAGTGATAATCCGAACGTTCTTCTATTTCATAATGCTTTATCTTGTGCTCTATCATATTTCTTTCTTGCTAATCTCCAGCGAGAGGCAATGGCATTTTTTAGCATTATCGGTAGGAGGATCATTGCCATTCCAATGATGCTTAAAATATCTGGTATTTCATTGAACCAGTATATGCCAAATAGTGTGACAAATACTAAGCCAGAATATTCAGCAAAAGCAATTTCTCCAGCGGGTGCTTTTTGGTAAGCCAATACCGCTAAGCCATTGTAGCTTAAAATGCAGCCCGCACTCATAAAAACAAGCGTCAACTCTCTTGCAGTTATGGGTTGCCAATAGAAGGCCGCTAATAATGTGGAAAAGGGAAGCGAAAATAATGTGGTCCACCATAACGTCGTCACGACTGTTTGTTCGCTGGGTAAGCGTCTTACTAATATATTAAACAGCGCAAGGGTTGTTGCCGTACCTAAAGCGAACAGTGCTGCCCAATGAAATTGGGTTGGTCGTAGCACAATTAATACGCCAATAAATCCAAAGCCAGTGAGTAGTATTTTACTTAATGGCGGGTGCTCTTTTAGTAGCCATACCGATAGTGGCAGCATAAGAAGTGGTGCAGCGTAGAACACGGCATTGGCTGTTGCTAGCGGTAAATAGGTGATGGCAACCATCATACAGCCACTCCCGAGCAAAATAAGATGGGCTCGAATCAGTGTGATCGGTGTTTGTTTGAGCGTGCGTTTGTCCTGCTTTTGTTTCAGATAAAAGGGCAAAATAAGCAGTAGGGCAAAACATTGGCGCAGAAACATGTATTGAAATGGGGAGATGCCCCCTTCGATAAGTTTTACGGCAACATCAGACAAAGAGGCTGCCAAGTTACCGAGTACCAGTAAGAGTAACGCCAAATGATGGGAAGACATCTAGCTTCCTCGACGCATATTCACATGTAGGATGCCATCTTCAAGGTAGACATCTGAGCTGACTTCAAAACCATGCTGAGCATAGAAGGCAACAAGATGCTCTTGTGCTCCGATTTCAATACTTTGCTCAGGCCAGAGCCTTTGACAATGAGTCAGAGCTTGTTGAAGTAATTGATGACCTAAACCTTGTTTTCTGGCACTCAACTTGGTGGCTACTCGACCAATACTGACACACTCAAAAGAGAGACCGCTGGGCAGTAAACGTGCACAAGCGACCAGTTGATCACCTTGATAGCCGAGTAAGTGCTGAACATCTTCGATGGTGTCTTTACCGTCGAGCTCAGGGTAGGGGCATGTTTGTTCAACGACGAAGACATCGACACGCAAACGAAGCATTTCATACAATTGTTGATTGGTGAGTTGAGAGAAAGGCAAAAGTACCCAGTTCAGCATCGTTGTATCTCCAAAACATAAGAGGATTGATTCAATATTGCGACGACTTTACGCTTATTTGTACTCATACTCATTAACAATGGTTAATTTTATCTGGCCTTCGCCGCAAATCTGGCGATAATGTGCCCTCTTTTCACACCACCTGAGGATGTTTCCCCGTGAGCAAACCAACTTTTGACCAAGTAGGGTTAAATCCAGCCTTACTCGATACGCTGGCTTCATTGAATTATACCCATATGACGCCGATTCAAGCGTTGAGTTTACCGGCGATTTTAAATGCTCGTGATGTGATTGGTCAGGGTAAAACAGGTTCTGGTAAAACCGCTGCGTTTGGCCTTGGTGTATTATCTAACCTCAATGTGAAGCGCTTTCGAGTTCAGTCGTTGGTGCTTTGTCCTACGCGTGAGCTTGCCGATCAGGTGGCGAAAGAGATTCGTACTTTGGGTCGAGGTATTCACAATATCAAAGTGCTGACGTTATGTGGCGGTATGCCAATGGGCCCTCAAATTGGTTCATTAGAGCATGGTGCACATATCTTAGTTGGCACCCCTGGCCGTATTCTTGATCATTTAGAGAAAGGTCGTATCAATTTAGACGAGTTGAACACCTTGGTGCTTGATGAAGCCGATCGTATGTTGGAAATGGGCTTCCAAGACGCACTCGATGCCATCATTGCGGCGGCGCCTAAACAACGTCAAACACTGCTATTTAGTGCGACATTTCCAGAGAAGATCGAACAGATTGCTCAGCGCATTATGCAATCACCTGAGATGATCAAAGTGGAATCGACGCACGATACTTCCAGCATTAAACAGTACTTTTATCAGGTTGAAGGTTCGGAAGCGCGAGATGAAGCTCTAGCCAATTTGCTTTTGACCCACCAACCAGAGTCTGCAGTCGTCTTTTGTAATACTAAAAAGGAAGTGCAAAGCGTCGCTGATGAACTGCATCACAAAGGCTTCAGTGTGATCGATCTTCATGGGGATCTTGAGCAACGAGAGCGTGATCAAGCTTTGGTACAGTTTGCTAACAAGAGTGTTTCTATCCTTGTTGCAACGGATGTTGCCGCGCGTGGCCTCGATGTCGATAACCTTGATGCCGTATTTAACTTTGAGCTGTCTCGCGACCCAGAAGTGCATGTGCACCGTATTGGTCGTACTGGTCGTGCGGGGAGTAAAGGACTTGCATTTAGCTTTTATGGCGAAAAAGATGGTTTACGTGTTGCGCGTATCGAAGAATATTTAGAGATGGATGTGATGCCAGCAACCCTGCCTGTGAAATCAACCCAGCAGCCATACCAAGCGAAAATGGTAACGATTAACATCGATGGTGGTAAGAAGCAAAAAGTACGTGCTGGTGACATTCTAGGCTGCTTAACCGGTAAAAATGGTATCACAGGTGCACAAGTGGGTAAGATCCAGTTAATGGCGATGCGATCTTATGTTGCTGTGGAGAAATCTGTGGCGAAGAAAGCGTTGCAAACCATCAGTAATGGCAAAATGA
This window of the Vibrio azureus genome carries:
- a CDS encoding DNA-directed RNA polymerase subunit alpha, whose protein sequence is MQGSVTEFLKPRLVDIEQISSTHAKVTLEPLERGFGHTLGNALRRILLSSMPGCAVTEVEIEGVLHEYSTKEGVQEDILEILLNLKGLSVRVAEGKDEVFITLNKSGSGPVVAGDITHDGDVEIANPEHVICHLTDDNADIAMRIKVERGRGYVPASARIHTEEDERPIGRLLVDATYSPVDKIAYAVEAARVEQRTDLDKLVIDMETNGTLEPEEAIRRAATILAEQLDAFVDLRDVRVPEEKEEKPEFDPILLRPVDDLELTVRSANCLKAEAIHYIGDLVQRTEVELLKTPNLGKKSLTEIKDVLASRGLSLGMRLENWPPASIAED
- a CDS encoding DMT family transporter, with product MSSHHLALLLLVLGNLAASLSDVAVKLIEGGISPFQYMFLRQCFALLLILPFYLKQKQDKRTLKQTPITLIRAHLILLGSGCMMVAITYLPLATANAVFYAAPLLMLPLSVWLLKEHPPLSKILLTGFGFIGVLIVLRPTQFHWAALFALGTATTLALFNILVRRLPSEQTVVTTLWWTTLFSLPFSTLLAAFYWQPITARELTLVFMSAGCILSYNGLAVLAYQKAPAGEIAFAEYSGLVFVTLFGIYWFNEIPDILSIIGMAMILLPIMLKNAIASRWRLARKKYDRAQDKAL
- a CDS encoding LysM-like peptidoglycan-binding domain-containing protein, whose amino-acid sequence is MNRRRKKKQQVDYVELVKQKFTAIDWKSLGSKAFWHRRCLPIVSFWQRLPKLHQRLLMVLIPFVLVLLVLPQPALTDDKALPPVEAQRVAIELNAQSLSEQRSPQETESKSALWKTYTVKTGDTLAQVFRSIQLPMSDLNALVKVEGSDKPLSRIKQGQLIRFKLTKTGILDMLQLENSGESVIFFRLSDGGFARSK
- the rpsD gene encoding 30S ribosomal protein S4, with product MARYLGPKLKLSRREGTDLFLKSGVRAIDTKCKIDNAPGVHGARRGRLSEYGVQLREKQKVRRMYGVLEKQFRNYYKEAARLKGNTGENLLQLLEGRLDNVVYRMGFGATRAESRQLVSHKAILVNGKVVNVPSFKVAANDVVSIREKAKQQSRIKAALEVAEQREKPTWIEVDGGKMEGTFKRMPERSDLSADINEQLIVELYSK
- a CDS encoding helix-turn-helix transcriptional regulator, which produces MIEHKIKHYEIEERSDYHSHQEHQLVYVHSGLCALQTEKQNYHAVNGQALWIPANESHSAIFFQDSCLSLLFFNQSPPKPLTTKPALLRVTNLWSQLMHEYCQHHLSFDINTQHAYNNVLWDQIRHLSQIQEIQAHTNHFDKRLNSLIHAVCLNPNKNITLQDFAKHCGASERTLNRLFYKQFNRSFGDWRNMIVMERANQMLKQGHSATNVALELGYQSLPTFSSALKRYNAKQ
- the dbpA gene encoding ATP-dependent RNA helicase DbpA produces the protein MSKPTFDQVGLNPALLDTLASLNYTHMTPIQALSLPAILNARDVIGQGKTGSGKTAAFGLGVLSNLNVKRFRVQSLVLCPTRELADQVAKEIRTLGRGIHNIKVLTLCGGMPMGPQIGSLEHGAHILVGTPGRILDHLEKGRINLDELNTLVLDEADRMLEMGFQDALDAIIAAAPKQRQTLLFSATFPEKIEQIAQRIMQSPEMIKVESTHDTSSIKQYFYQVEGSEARDEALANLLLTHQPESAVVFCNTKKEVQSVADELHHKGFSVIDLHGDLEQRERDQALVQFANKSVSILVATDVAARGLDVDNLDAVFNFELSRDPEVHVHRIGRTGRAGSKGLAFSFYGEKDGLRVARIEEYLEMDVMPATLPVKSTQQPYQAKMVTINIDGGKKQKVRAGDILGCLTGKNGITGAQVGKIQLMAMRSYVAVEKSVAKKALQTISNGKMKGRQFRARILK
- a CDS encoding DUF2780 domain-containing protein, which codes for MRKLSLVLPLLTMSIGSAHAFLDNLTEKAEQEGSGLMDMVSDKMTTGSSPLTNLLTSQLPVSTEQAAGGTGALLALAQSQLSDQNSKELSSLIPGMSKLEGAQKLLGNVENLGAVQGAFDKLGLNSSMIGQFAPLILGYLGKQGASEGLLSSLTKLWQPGG
- a CDS encoding DUF4405 domain-containing protein, coding for MSKRKKTTPLLIVTSLLVLVSGVMLFFDIMPQKVVLMHEWIGLILTLAVMSHVLMHKKSVLMHLKKGSNLVLIVCVLLLGSSMLQPEDGTGNPAANLFAAIDNASMETIAALKHMSFEEIKAVMQANHIQINNENATITEVAQKNGLSNEQLLTLIFR
- the rplQ gene encoding 50S ribosomal protein L17, encoding MRHRKSGRQLNRNSSHRKAMFSNMASSLVRHEVIKTTLPKAKELRRVVEPLITLAKTDSVANRRLAFARTRDNEVVAKLFNELGPRFAARQGGYTRILKAGFRAGDKAPMAYIELVDRPAAEEAAE
- a CDS encoding FKBP-type peptidyl-prolyl cis-trans isomerase, with the translated sequence MSETNFETVEQKASYGIGLQMGQQLAGSGLEGLSVDAIAAGIATALTGDMPSIEIDEINSALQELHTRAEAVRQEAAKAAAADGEAFLKDNALRPEVNVLESGLQYEIITEGTGEIPTSASQVRVHYHGELTDGTVFDSSVSRGQPAEFPVTGVIKGWVEALQLMPVGSKWKLYIPQDLAYGERGAGAAIPPFAALVFEVELLDIL
- a CDS encoding GNAT family N-acetyltransferase — its product is MLNWVLLPFSQLTNQQLYEMLRLRVDVFVVEQTCPYPELDGKDTIEDVQHLLGYQGDQLVACARLLPSGLSFECVSIGRVATKLSARKQGLGHQLLQQALTHCQRLWPEQSIEIGAQEHLVAFYAQHGFEVSSDVYLEDGILHVNMRRGS